A single window of Oerskovia paurometabola DNA harbors:
- a CDS encoding F0F1 ATP synthase subunit epsilon: MAQLNVDLVAADRKIWSGDARAVSAPAADGEIGILVNHSPLLSVLGEGTVRITGSNGEKVAVKVTGGFLSVDSNQVMLVVDDAEVLDGAGVSGH; encoded by the coding sequence GTGGCACAGCTGAACGTCGACCTCGTGGCGGCGGACCGCAAGATCTGGTCCGGGGACGCGCGCGCCGTGAGCGCGCCGGCCGCCGACGGTGAGATCGGTATCCTCGTGAACCACTCGCCCCTCCTGTCCGTCCTCGGCGAGGGCACCGTCCGGATCACCGGCTCGAACGGCGAGAAGGTCGCCGTGAAGGTCACCGGTGGGTTCCTCTCGGTGGACTCCAACCAGGTCATGCTCGTGGTGGACGACGCAGAGGTGCTCGACGGCGCCGGCGTC